In Phlebotomus papatasi isolate M1 chromosome 1, Ppap_2.1, whole genome shotgun sequence, the following proteins share a genomic window:
- the LOC129805663 gene encoding apolipoprotein D-like — protein sequence MEETAKSFVRTLIVLCSLSTVWGIWVVPGQCPTDRPIQKNFNITKYAGLWYEYLRPDDNYAFLGDCNTVLYTAHPNGSIGIRTFRQFPENLGYEVDETFAVFTEPEQYPLEGRWNISYRWNDPFFANHWILETDYENYSVTYYCRAASPSTAFDDFFIYTRKPTPDAESRARIDKLLHRYYKTEYLFKQKQGGECNYTPDSSQTDSPQGD from the exons ATGGAAGAGACGGCCAAAAGTTTCGTGAGAACTTTAATTGTGTTATGTTCATTAAGTACAGTATGGGGTATATGGGTGGTTCCTGGCCAATGTCCTACAGATCGACCCATTCAGAAGAACTTCAACATCACCAAG TATGCCGGACTCTGGTATGAATATCTCAGGCCAGATGACAATTACGCTTTCTTGGGGGACTGCAATACAGTTTTGTACACTGCACACCCCAATGGTTCCATAGGAATTCGGACATTCAGGCAGTTTCCTGAGAATTTGGGCTATGAAGTGGATGAGACATTTGCGGTATTTACTGAGCCAGAGCAATATCCCCTCGAGGGAAGGTGGAACATTTCGTACAGATGGA ATGATCCATTCTTTGCCAATCACTGGATTTTGGAGACTGACTATGAGAATTATTCTGTGACTTATTACTGTCGCGCAGCAAGTCCAAGTACTGCCTTTGATGACTTCTTCATCTACACTAGGAAGCCCACTCCGGATGCAGAATCAAGAGCCAGAATCGATAAACTCCTCCACAGATACTACAAAACCGAATATCTCTTTAAGCAAAAGCAAGGCGGAGAGTGTAACTATACCCCGGATAGCAGCCAAACAGACTCACCTCAAGGTGATTAA